The window GCGCGGCACCATTTTTTACGGCAACCCAAGTTGCTGCGTGCCGTTCTATTTTCTGGATTATTTCCAGTGGAACAGGCCAAAGCTCACTGCGAGGCGTGCAACGGCTGGTCTACGCAACGGGAGAGCTTCATATTAGGTTTGGGGAAAGAGCGACAAACGTGAAGGGTCCTGGCCGTTATCCATGCTGCTTCGAACAATTGCCATTGTTGTTTCGGTGCTCGCGCACGGCATGGTCGGTTATGCGATTTGGCCGTGGCTCGAAAGAGAAAATACCGAAGTTCTCGAACTGGGTATCGGGAACAGCATCGAACTCTCCCCGCAAGGTTTGATCGCAAATGAAGTGACGACGCTGGGCGATAGCGTCGAGAGTTTGGAGACGCAAGAGGTCGTCCCCGTCGATCAGAAAAGCCCCACGCCGAAGCCGCCGGTCGAGGCTCCGACAGAACATTTGCAAGACGTTGCTGATCGCGCGGTGAAAATGGCGCCGCGTGAGGTTGCTTCGCTGGAGGAACAAAAGCCGACGCCCAAAGCGCCAGCCGCTTCCGCTCCGCGGCAGCTTCACGATGTGCCAGACAGAACGGCGAAAAGTGCGTCGCCTGAGTCAGCCCTTCTGGATGATCAAAACCCGACGCCGCAAGCGCCCGTCGTATCATCCACCGACCCGTTGGCGAATGTCGACGTGGTCGAAAACAAAAGCACGCCAGCGCTCGATACTACGTCCGAACTGACGCCATCGCCGAAAACTCCGATCCTCTCGCCTGCGGATCAGCTTCAAGGGCTCGAAGCGCAAGAAACCAGCGCAGCTGAGCAGGAAGTTGCCAGCGCTGCTCAGTCTCCTCTGCCGAAACCCGTCCAGGCGCTCAAGGCTGCAAAGGCTGGCGATTT is drawn from Hyphomicrobium methylovorum and contains these coding sequences:
- a CDS encoding TonB family protein yields the protein MLLRTIAIVVSVLAHGMVGYAIWPWLERENTEVLELGIGNSIELSPQGLIANEVTTLGDSVESLETQEVVPVDQKSPTPKPPVEAPTEHLQDVADRAVKMAPREVASLEEQKPTPKAPAASAPRQLHDVPDRTAKSASPESALLDDQNPTPQAPVVSSTDPLANVDVVENKSTPALDTTSELTPSPKTPILSPADQLQGLEAQETSAAEQEVASAAQSPLPKPVQALKAAKAGDLPMPEQLHDRLDQEKSAAELEMISASSSALPAPLSALKSDNARVAPPERLRETNEIAKVDEPLPPDPVKSERPEERELIAQPEQVAIVTELSSGEEKMGGNAQILGIYMGKINAKVQRAKVNPRSQQTGRVLLRFTVATDGSLVSKQVESSSGYQVLDDAALAAIERAAPFPAVPAEVGLKPMTFTQVFRFIVR